accccgacctgccccaatttagggcatacgggtaaatgtttattaaaatcaagaaaaacagaaaagtacataaaatacaaaaagtaacatTACAGAGTAACATTATGTAAACATTATGTTTACATAGTTATGTTACAGAGTCTGATGGCAAcagcagtaaaataattaaaatgctccGAGAGTCCCGCCTTATAGTGCCGAAGCCGACGGGGCTTCCCTTATAGTGAGCCAAAgacacaaatgaaaaattttacaacacatCGCAGTGATGTATTCAAGAACAGTAAAACATGAAgtgaaccattaaaaaaaaacgtgtacCTGAAGTGAacataagaaaacattaaaaggtCACAGGTAAACGGAGGTCCCAAGTTAATATAGGTCAAAGAACCAATACAGTCGATGACAAATTGACAACAGGTAAGACAGAAGAACAAGGCGTAATGAGCCAAGAAAATctcaaatgtaaaacaaaaggAGGTGAAGATGTAAAGTggtaaaacaaacaattatcaaatacaattaaaaggCGACGCTAAAATTTGCAAAGCAAGGAAAGGCAATGTAAATAAGCCAATTAAAAAGCACAATGTAgtgaataaatagattaaaacagAACTAAAAAGCTGAGAtagataaaacaacaaaacgtTGTCAAAATAACGGGAAGCGAACAGACGGGCAGCCCAACAACCAGGACTGAGTTTAGTTCGTGTAGAGCAGATCCAAAATGTCATCAGGGGCGAGTGCGTCCTCCAGGGTGCgtttaatgatgtttttaataatttgcctCTGTTTATTAGTCCTGCACCAAGATCTTATGTCGCCTCTTCTGTCAAAACTATTTCCCCTAATGGCTGCAAATTTTTGACAGTCAAGCATCAGATGTTAAAATCAAATGTATGAATccctacaatttaaaaacagaacagcaaagtaatttctatttttttattgaaattaattttgacagcTTAAAAATAGACttggtgaaaaataaaaattgacagaATCATATGTTTAAAATCCTATGATTTATATTCACTTGGATTCAAGGTTAGTTggaacatttaaaatgaaaatatttcgagttttttttttaatgaaattatttttagtaagttcaaaaataaattaaggaaatgcaaaaaggtaaaaattaaaaattttaataaaatcaacacTTGAATGCCCGTGATTTACATTTATGAgaatatatatgtgtgtaaaataaatttaaattaaaaagaaaacacttgttaacttaattttattttgtcatgaaGATAAATTAcctttctaataataatattaatttattaaaacaatatgacAGTTAGGCATTTAAGCAAGTCATAAATTCAAGAAAGAACAAATAGAACAAGTAAATGCAATTTACATTAAtgagaatttaaattcattaaaaaaatgttaaacaatttaagCCAGACTAAAACATGCATTTCTTAATGCAATCTGTACTATTCTTTCCTTCTCAAAgaaacaaatgagaaaaaaggAACTAAAAGAACCATAGTAATCGTATTTCAAGcattagaaaaataacaaataaattatatgcttgattttttacctaatttttctaaactttaactggcattgaaaaattttcttgagtATATATACTAAAGTGTAAAATAAGATATCGTCATgagtataaattgaaattttcaattattttgaaaattttatttaaaatgtgtactaaatatgaaaagaagtttgaaataagaagaaaaaaaatagcaaattgaagcatatttaccattgctttaaaaaacaatgcaaaaaaatctaacaatctAAGAAACGGTAAACGTTATCATTTCGTAACCCTTGCTTACAGTGCTTAGCATGGTGAAGCCTTTCAATCTGGTCCACTTATTGTTATCAGCCGTAAGTAAAAGGTTAAATTTTGGACTTCTCGTTTCTCTACAATATCATTCCCCAAACCAAACTATTCTTCATTAAAtctcttgttacgaaaatactTTTGGActctaattttttcaatatttcaaaacttgagGCTTGGAAAAAGTATCATTAGTTAACTTACCCCAGGTATaacataaatctaaaatttaaaatatatatttatatttataaaaagcaatgTAAGAACCTTACAGTTTAGAATATTTActcaaaacattttgcaattaagtttttaatttaaatgtcaagATAAAATTTGGGTGCTTTGTGCTCATGAAATGTGCCTTGAATTTTAAGATACACCTTAAACAGAAAACtatgaacaaattaattttcacctttcacaaaattttgaatttaaagtatCCCATCCAGCTCATTGATATTTCACCATTTTCTCGCAAAATTCAATGTTGGTTGGCTTCTGTTTAATTAATCTACTTAtcattaattgcatttttttttaaattgttgaaatcGAAGTGCtgaattttttagaagttttatatattttcatttatgaattttaaaactaaaagccAACTCAAACCTGCATTTCTTCGTCCAGTCCCTACTCAAAGTAACTAATGAGAAAATAGGAACTAAAGAACCATAGTAATGCATGCTTATTTCAagcattagaaaataataagtaaattacaTGTTTAATATACATAGTTTTCataatacaatttaaagcataatttaaaaaatgaaaataaatagtaataacagTATGCAATCAACACAGAATTTCTTATCAGAGTCCTATTTTTGGATTTCTGTAAAAggtatttgaattttgaaaataacccaatttcttttcagttaGTCCCCAGATGGTTTAGAAGTGATTTGAATTAAGCATAacagcaaaattattattacaaaattagtttttaaaaaaatcaattgacaACACAAttacaatacttaaaatttctttgtgcaaattatcTCTACATAACACACAGATGTATTAAATCGAAACTCACCCCTTcctgctgaaaaaaaaacacatttaagaGAAGATAAATGTTAGATAAatcgaactaaaaaaaaaagcaatgatcTAAATCCaaagaaatgtaagaaaaataattagggaggcattttaatatatatgccATAAAATGCCGAATAAGAGGAGAGTaacgttgttttttttaaattcagactaactttttttattagaagtTGTTAGTTCAATACATGATAATATAAACCAAGCGATTCAGGAGCACATCTTTGGCTtaagcagttattaaaaaaatgcttctaagatttaaaagtttgggtttttttctttggagtttttggttatattttaaaaacttcagataattttaatgcatcaaTATAATAGTTACTTAtggttcaaaaagaaaataaactatttttgaataatataataggCTAATTTCAAAATAGCACATTCAGTAATGTCTAATGTACTATTTAGTTGATATACAAATGcagattaagaaaataaaatatttgtaaaatatagaaAGTAGGTCAGCATTAGCAAAGAAAACTATGCATCAAAAAGATGTCtagagaaattataataaatagaacTCTGTCTTGTGCAACTGATAGAATCCAAAAGTTTAGTCATAAAGtttctttagataaaaaattaaacaaaaaaaaattttcagtcatgTGATCAGCCACATCACCATAAGATATTGATGAATGATGAAATAATATCACCATATGAGCATAAGATATTTCATAGGCACTTTGCAACTAACAGTCAGGTTAGTTAAtatgaaatttgtaaacatgAGAGTATCACTTCATTCCATTTTgcattaaatggaaaataagaacaatgaaaaaaaggactttctaaaaatattaaaattacacaatAATTATACACACTTGTGTGTaagtatcaataaaatttcatatcaatATCAATGCCAGAGCTCTCTATCATGAATCTTACAAAACAAGAATTTCTAAACGTTGTAAAGGATTCTATAATGTAATCCCAACGAGTGaactatgtttataaattaataatcttgtacagttttaacatttaatatctAGTGTAACACAATAACAATAAGTTTAAAGAAGtggaaataaagtattaaagaagttattttattgtGGTATTTGGCATTTGAATGTAAGGCTAACTTTTGCTTCTGATGATTACGACTTTAATGGTGTAAGAAGAGGGACAGATTTATTGGTGATGCGAGATCGGGTGTCTCAAAcagtaatgtttaaatatttttcaacgttaaaataaggttttataaaataattttaaacaatgttgaTGGACATACTGAATTGGAATGGTATTGTGGAAACTGTGTactatttgtgtttaaaattgcaatgactAGAgcctgcataaaaaaaaaaaaaatttcttttaaaaaattttgatataatttcattaaaaacatgtaaattaagagaaattgagatgaaattttcattaaaatttgaaattgatgttaaatgcaaaaataacaaaagattaaAGAAAGGAAAGTTGCTTTTATATATGTACaagtccccccccccaaataaaaagaacggaccaccctgataactcttgatttaatgattggatgTGGTATAAAGTGTTCTATAATACTTGTTTTCCTtggtaatttattgtcggtccctcgaacatctgaaaattttaaaccttatttCTAAGTAGgaaaaatcgcatgaactaaacaccctcaaagtttaaaaaaaaataattctcttagtctttcttgagaaattttttaaaaaaaatctcaaaaagtgAACGCATCTCTTCCTTTATTGCAGGGTAGTgtgcagtgcgcaaaaaaaagtCGGCCCactatgaataacttttgatgtaatgatcggatcttcacattctaggactggATCTAAATGCCACGAGAagatgatctcaaatatgcttaattattgagtacagacgatattttaagttttgaaatcagacacaaaaacatactttttctgaataaatgtacttttttacggattcgaatttctgacccccaaaatatagggggtagctgtAAACTAGAAAATATGGTCACAATAGTTTGGTACAAAGAGTGCTCAAAAGTTGAACCCTTTAaagttaactttactttttgcatatttcgctaaTCTCAAAGacttttaaagcgaattaaaacatttttgcacacaattataaaattcatttatccaaagataattccaagccaaaaattaatttttagtaaatatttattattttttatttgataatggtcaaaaaaattttgaattgtaaggtatacaatttttagcattatttgtaagaatataattttatatggtaaaatacaaaatgtgagcaaaattttttcaaccattattaaataaaataataaatatttattaaaaattatttttttgcatggaattatctttggataaatgaattttataattgtactcagaaatttttcagttcacTTAAAATGTTCTTGAGATAtaacgaaatatgcaaaaagtaaagcTAACACGAAGGGTCCAATTGGGACCATtatttccagattgcggctaccctctTTTATTTTGAGGTTCAGAAATCCGAGGGAAAAAAgcatgcttattcagagaaagtacccTTCGtgtctaattttgtaacttaaaatatcgtctgaacatattaatgagcatatttgaggtcaccccctcaagctattaaaattgagtcctaaaacgagcatcattagatcaaaagttattcagggagatcccttttttttgcacactctacactgatttttatatatttatgcaaaaaaaaaaaaaaaaattagaacttacCCCTTcctacaagtaaaaataaatattattcaaaaaaattcattgaaaaatcatTACATACATCACTACAGAATTTACCTTTAGCAAGgtctatatttttatcttagatAACATAACACAacgtaagaaaattataattctcaataacaattttaaaaaataccaacataaaaaaattttgaaatcaactgtaattaaaaattctgtttaaaaaaattaatgctcaTTAAGGAGGCCATATCCCTACCAATTGCCTACAAAAATtatcggaaaaaaattaaaggatcccaaataaacaatataaataataaatatatacataaataatgttTCAGAAGTTTGAGGAAAAATCAGAgtaggaaataataaaataaacaacaatagaaagggaaaaaatgaataaaaataatgctaaccAAAGTGacttcttcattttcatgctttTGATATGCGGTTCTTCGTTTATTCAAAAGCGGATCCAGGCACATCAAGAACAACATATATACAGTCAATAACGAGATTAcccaaataattataattaccaCAACCTGAAATATAGCAAATCATTATGAAAAAACAATAGTACAATTCATAAAGTTAATATGATAGagtcaaaattctaaaaaatgtttcaggccaaaaaaaactttttcaacaactttataaaattttaacataagcTTTTTAGATGATTACTGAGaggaaaataattgaataataaaataaattaattaaatatttaaaacattaaaatgagattttaaaaattatttacaaatattgttGTGGTATTCCGACGTTCATAGCGACATTCACATCTTGGACAGAACTCTTTTTCTTTAGCTCTCAGATAGTCATCTGCTTGAGGCATTACAACTCCTTcacatttgctaaaaaaaaaacatatgaataaaaacatatacaCCAATATAACATAATCAGAGCTCATTCTAGAcagaaaaaagggcagggtgcaaaagtttaaaaaaagggcattattattctaaaaaggcaataatttcaCGTTCTATTAAAAACACGAATTCTTTACacgttctattaaaaaacattgtcaattagtaaaatatttttttttacttaactaaaagtagcaaatcaataattaattacttattttcattaataaattaacatatatatcgagttaatgagctaattagcttagtaatttatttaaaatgcatgcatatattaataaaataataaatgtatgtttttaagtgtctgtagttatgattaaataattaaaatgattaataataattatgatttaatgatagtagaagtaactgcaaactttcaaagacaaGTGCAACAATGGATTGTGatggctatttttcctttcccatacaaatctatgtattgacagcaatgacaaactaaataaaaagagttaaaaataacagttcatGAAATCCAATGTAGAGTTTGGTGAAAAAGTAAAGAAGGGTTGAGGAAAGAAAGGGCAAAAAGGGTATGGAGTCTATTACATCAGGGcactaatttacttcaggggcaacagggtgaattcttttgactaaaagggcagcagggtgctgcccttttagtcaaaagaattcccctgcctagaatgagctctgacataataattgtaaaatgaagCAGTATGAATAGCACCTaataactcttatttttttaagcactctGTTTGATTCACAATTGTATCatgtttaagaaatgaaaataaaaaaaaatacttatatcgAAAGTTTTAAGTTCTGAATGCTCTCTTTATACACAATGAAAAGCTATTTCAGCATGCACTATCTATGTATTCGAAAATATAGAACAAATATCATTTGATTACAGAAACAAAGTAACATTTcaaggaaatgaaaaaattttaaatttttcaatggatCAGTGAATGATttctaaagcaaaataaaaaaaaggaaagaaaaactattttaaagctAGCAAGAACGATTTTCCTTTTTGCAATGAAACATGTAGAAAATCACTCAAATTTATCAAATCAGTTCATAGTATTATTATGCAagaatttttacacaaatttactgatagagcaaataatttaaagagaatctctaaatgcacaaattttaattcgagaaaaaaaatgggcaaaatatatttttcttgaataatttaaaactaaaaatattcattttataatttcctaAAACAACTAAACCTTAACCAGGTGGAGACCCACTGAACTGTTGTCATTATTGAAGTTCTTACGTATGAAATATCGGTATGTCAAACAAAATAagtatgtagtaaaaaaaatgaataaaattaatatatgcctacaaatctattttagaatgaaaaaaaattgtcatcccaaatttaaaaattgtaatgacTAGTGCATAATCAAAATATAGTTGACATACTACTTCACACttattgttttgattattataatgaaaaaaaaatttggaaaaagataagaaaaagttatagTATTTTTGCACTTTTCAAGATGACAAcattccttaaataaaaatgtttacaatgtTTCTCGAATGGGAAATCATTATGAATTGTTGTATTTTAGTAATTAGTAACATTATTTCAtacttaagttattattttactaatccAGCCTATTATTGTGAATGTATGATTAGTAACTACACTATCTTACCATTGAGAAGGAACAACATTAGcaatataaagttttctttcagttttattgCCCTTGACTACTTCTGGGCTAGGACATATACATTTGCATCGCACATCTTCATACTGAGCCTAAAATTCACATAAGATAATTGgcattaaataattgatttcagcaaaatgcaataaaaaaattgcagattacctaaacaaatataatttattggaTAACTAAATTGCATTGGAATTATTGACTTCAAAtagaacattgaaaaaaaaggaaaaaaacatttttataatagtgaTTTCGCAAGACTTTTCAAATTGCAGGTCTTTCCGACCCAGAATTTATCAAATTCTGTccacttttctaaaaaaagtgggtttctatttaaaattatataaatatcccacttatttttataattcataataatattttgacgattaagaaaaaaaatatgattaataatttaatcagcAATCATTTAACGAAgaattaacagaaaaatcgcccatcatataaaaattcaaaatcaagtATCATatcatctttataaaaaataagacacactatattaattttaaaaagtaataattcataACGGTCATAACgctgattaaattattttaaatattttactataaataggATAAAGTAGGTCCTGATCCATAGATATGATCCAGTTTCCATAAAGATATACTATAATCAAATAATAGATTATttgcaataagttttatttaccacttatttcacaaaaaaatgttACTACTACTATTATTTTCAAGCTATTTAGAGTGAAAATTATGCATGCTACAGGACAcatcataacttttattttgcatcTCCCTAAGAGATTTCGTGTATCTGACACGCTATAGCACGCAAGCAAAGTCActgtataattcaaatttaataccaGCAATgatagataatttaaagaaagtatacAGTAAAATACAACAGCATGTATTGATAATTactaatttcttatatttatcattatgatTTTAAGGACTaagcaaaaattcatttttagaaagttaaataaaaaaatttaaatttttctaatatacaATTACGATCATTTTTACTTTGCCTTTTAGATTTCTAATCTCATTTcatgttaataaaattgtaagttttacAAAACAGAATTCAAGGATATTTCCCTATCATGGTTTGTGACGGTTTCCCTATCATGGTCATGCCTAGTGACAAGTACAATCACTAagacgaaaaatatattttaaacttagggGAGATTTCTGTATcctgatctgtggcagaataatagCCAAGActtggcaacttccgggcagtggccagtgagaaactaaaaaaatacaccATAGAAAGCATCCAATTTGAAAGGTATAACTTATAGCCACCCCAGGGCAaatatttacatgattttttaattgaaagtttaaaatctatttgcaggggtctgtctaggtttttctggggggtatctattttgtgaaaatttagacataatttgtgaaaattaaaaattatatttaaaaatgaacgcAAAAATATGGATGTAACGTTTCTTACgagagacaaaaataaaattttaagaaaaagtattttgtgaaattattttactgttttttctaaagatgaatttgtgaaggtaccgctaaacggtagtaaatttggcttggacagaCCCATAATCTGGCACCTTGGCGACTGTAGTTGGTGCAATAGATCATCATAGGAAAATATCCcctggtccctttctgtgatttttttattatttttttagtttctcgcagGCAAATATCCAACttttatataatgataaatttcacgAAAGTAACTCAACTTGTTAGGGTCTCTCTGCCtacataaatttagtttataatccTAACAAAGCCAAACCAGCATTCTTTAACGGCAATGAGATTTGGCTCAGACTCTTTAACTATGacttatttaatactttatatagGATAGAAGAAATACACACAGaaatttcagcaatttaaaatgaatttgagattcatacaataattaaaaattatatgatagaaatcattataattaaatgccCATAAGGAACTGTTTTTGCTTATAATCAAgcaaatgataatttatatattttcagtaaatCCCTAGgctcattttatttcttgtttcaaaaacaaatttatttatatctttcatAATCGTAAATATATACAAGCAGAATAGatggtaatgaaattttattttatacccatatttaacaaatattttaatacaaaacctaaaaaaatgaaaaacaaattttcaaccTACGTAAGTGATAGTACTAATGAATGATATAGTAAATAGAAACAAGGCACAGGAAGATAAATTGATaaccattttcatttttaataattcatagaaaaacagAACTCAATTTATAAACCAAAACAAATCATCAAAATCCATTTGccaaaattacagttaaaagaataaactgtcgacttaattaattagttttcataTAAACTCTTCTAAAcacttgaataaaaatgaaaaatatcagatCATTAAGACTCCTAAATATTCAAATCctctaaatcatttttttttaaatttaatatttaatataacaaacgtttgttacattttcaatgttggcaatgaaatattttccaatcAAAAAAATTGCGCCTGTAAGAATCAAAACATTAGTAATTAGTGGTGCATTTAGCATTATGTAAAATTCCTTTTccgaactgaaaaataatttattactttccttttttgtatttgagcttattaaataattagaaatgtcATCAAGCATTCCTGCTATGGTTGAAAACCATTTAGATGCCATTGATTTTACAACTGGTAAGTCACGTTTGTGAGGAAAgccttaaaattatgtttcatctTTTATtgtaccgattttttttttcaataaattttttaaatttaattaatggcagatttgtaataacatttcatattttttatgtatctaGTGTTGGGAATATCTGCATTTGACGATGTTACACATTCCCAAATTTGTTCTGTTCTTAAGACTCGcttatgtaaaactttttttttcttcataataatgGTCTTTAACAATAAACGTATTTCACTGATAAtgtgtttacttattttatattgtaatataataaaataaggctATTAAAATCGCTTGAAATGTAACCATGTAAAAACAGCAGGAATTCTCATGTTATATTCAATTCTAGAGAATGTCAAACCTAAATGTGGAAGCTACTTTATCACTTAATGTTACATCAAAATTTTGCTTGCTTAACCATCCCTCTGCTATTCCTTGCTTAGCTATCAACTTTTCAccgaaaataatgaaatttaacctGTATCCTCAATTAACTAAGGAAAGCTCCAAAATATTGGAGAATTCTTTACAAAGcatgttgaaaaatttacaattgctCGAATTACTCTAATGATCCCTCACtacccttttttttaactatacaatattaagaaaatatagaaatccttttcttttaagctatttttctaAGAAGTTGTATCATTCCATCCATATGCTTTTCAAATTCTCTGCTTTCCAACTATGGGGATAGATAGAAAAGATTTgaagtacagtacagaacccgttatccggaaaaccaaaacaccggaacgaaatttgataaattttccctccattttttttataaaaaaaaattttttcctcataagattttaggatttttctttcttttttgaaagatgtttaccttaccctcattttggaaataatcattagtgtattacttcatcgttttttcttctttttaagattatttccaaatattatttttttctaagttgggtttaacaataaaaaatacagctttttgtagcgattcagaaaaccggaaaaatcagttatccggaatcgcaatggtcccgatcgttccggataatcggttccctactgtatttctAACAACTTAGAACTACCACTAAATGATAAAACAAagacttcataaatttaattagaaatcttcataatttttattccaagtAATTTCAATGTAAGAGTTattgcagtaaaattttaaaatactagaaGTACCAATTTGAGTGTCCAAAATAATTAACTCACTAAGCAATATGATTTTTAAcgaactatttaaatttattaattatcaaaatttattactttttcaaaatttattgtatttaagaaaaaaaggtaaatattttatgtgtagAGGATAGCCACAAAACAGGGAGATGTCAGAGACTTTTATCAACACTGTGAAAAcagataatttaatgttataccttaacgtaatggaaaataaataaattttaatttgaggaACCTTAGGTCTATTTTTTACCAAGAAAATTTGGtcctgttataatttttttttttttttaaatagttattgtttattttcaactctGATGTCATTAGCACAACAAATATCAGTGCTTTGTAATACAatttacgtttaaaaataaagcagaattaaaaaactaatattaaaattcatgcCACCAGTtacaaaaatcctgaaaattataaaatcaatctGAGGAaa
This window of the Parasteatoda tepidariorum isolate YZ-2023 chromosome 4, CAS_Ptep_4.0, whole genome shotgun sequence genome carries:
- the LOC107441254 gene encoding uncharacterized protein CG1161 is translated as MKMVINLSSCALFLFTISFISTITYAQYEDVRCKCICPSPEVVKGNKTERKLYIANVVPSQCKCEGVVMPQADDYLRAKEKEFCPRCECRYERRNTTTIFVVVIIIIWVISLLTVYMLFLMCLDPLLNKRRTAYQKHENEEVTLSEPMATAMRPRAGTTNVLNRVGEQQDKWKRQVQEQRRIIYDRHTMLN